From Propionispora vibrioides, one genomic window encodes:
- a CDS encoding class II fructose-bisphosphate aldolase yields MYVSMKDMLQKAHDGAYAVMAINCFNLETARTVIRAAESENAPIIINLYQDHLIQHCDSELITPIVKVLANRSKVKIALNFDHGQEVLLLKKAIDDGFSSVMVDGSRFGLEGNIAMTREIVNFAHPKGVSVEGEIGCIGATEGAEFTEHSMYTDPDEAVRFARETSIDALAVSIGSSHGNYPADMIPSFDFERLRQIKAMTGLPLVLHGGSGSGEKNICQAVKDGINKINVGCDFMNANVAAVKNRLQENPDINYYDLVERVETDSMEIVRHYIRLSGSYNKN; encoded by the coding sequence ATGTATGTTTCCATGAAGGATATGCTGCAGAAGGCGCATGACGGGGCGTATGCGGTTATGGCGATTAACTGCTTTAATCTGGAGACCGCCAGAACGGTTATTCGGGCGGCTGAAAGTGAAAATGCGCCAATCATTATTAATCTATATCAGGATCATCTGATACAGCATTGTGACAGTGAACTGATTACGCCGATTGTGAAGGTGTTGGCCAATCGATCCAAAGTTAAGATTGCGCTGAATTTTGATCATGGTCAGGAGGTTTTGCTGTTAAAAAAGGCAATTGACGACGGGTTTTCTTCCGTCATGGTCGACGGTTCGCGGTTTGGTCTGGAAGGAAATATTGCGATGACCAGGGAGATTGTTAATTTTGCCCACCCCAAAGGGGTGAGTGTGGAAGGCGAAATTGGCTGCATTGGTGCTACGGAAGGAGCAGAGTTTACCGAGCATTCCATGTATACCGATCCGGATGAGGCCGTGCGGTTTGCCAGGGAAACGAGTATTGATGCGCTGGCTGTGTCTATCGGTTCTTCTCACGGCAATTATCCGGCCGATATGATTCCATCGTTTGATTTTGAACGGCTGCGGCAGATTAAAGCGATGACCGGGCTGCCGCTGGTACTGCATGGCGGCTCCGGTTCCGGCGAAAAGAATATCTGCCAGGCGGTCAAGGATGGAATCAATAAGATTAATGTAGGCTGCGATTTTATGAATGCCAATGTGGCTGCGGTAAAAAACAGACTGCAAGAAAATCCTGACATTAACTATTATGATCTGGTCGAGCGGGTGGAAACGGACAGCATGGAGATTGTCCGGCACTATATACGGTTGTCGGGATCATATAATAAAAACTAA
- a CDS encoding ketose-bisphosphate aldolase codes for MLMNMKELLSVAQKHQFAVPAFNVSSSMLLRGVMEGCREKQAPVIIAIHPDELSFVEDSFIASVREEIIHSRIPAVIHLDHGGSFEQIVRAIRCGFTSVMIDASLLSFEENVAITRKVIEVAQAAHVSVEAELGTIGTTGNGGEGGTEQIIYTDPATVKEFVARTGVDTLAIAIGTSHGIYPKNMQPKLRMDLLQEIRAIVDIPLVLHGGSANADSEIAEAVRLGISKINISSDIKDAFYKKCREVLQDPVIREPNAIYPPCIKAMKQVVYQKIDLFNDAGKARYYQEN; via the coding sequence ATGCTAATGAATATGAAGGAATTATTGTCGGTGGCGCAAAAACACCAGTTTGCCGTACCTGCTTTTAATGTCAGCAGCAGTATGCTGCTAAGAGGCGTCATGGAGGGTTGCCGGGAGAAACAGGCTCCGGTAATTATCGCCATTCATCCCGATGAATTATCGTTTGTGGAAGACAGCTTTATTGCCAGTGTGCGGGAAGAAATTATCCATAGCCGCATACCGGCCGTAATTCATCTGGATCATGGCGGAAGCTTTGAGCAGATTGTCCGGGCTATTCGCTGTGGCTTTACTTCCGTTATGATTGATGCTTCGCTGCTATCGTTTGAAGAAAATGTGGCTATTACCAGAAAGGTGATCGAAGTGGCGCAGGCTGCTCATGTTTCCGTGGAAGCCGAACTGGGGACGATCGGAACGACCGGTAACGGTGGTGAAGGCGGTACGGAGCAAATTATTTATACCGATCCGGCCACTGTCAAGGAATTTGTTGCCAGAACCGGTGTGGATACGCTGGCGATTGCCATCGGCACATCGCACGGCATTTATCCGAAAAATATGCAACCCAAATTGCGAATGGATTTGCTGCAGGAAATCAGAGCGATTGTGGATATACCCTTGGTTCTGCACGGCGGCTCGGCTAATGCCGATAGTGAAATCGCCGAGGCGGTAAGACTGGGGATATCGAAAATCAATATATCCAGCGATATCAAAGACGCTTTTTATAAGAAATGCCGGGAAGTGCTGCAGGACCCGGTTATCCGTGAACCGAATGCCATTTATCCACCTTGTATTAAAGCTATGAAACAGGTGGTTTACCAAAAAATCGATTTGTTTAATGATGCCGGTAAAGCAAGATATTATCAGGAAAATTAA
- a CDS encoding type I phosphomannose isomerase catalytic subunit, with protein sequence MYPLTFEPVYKETIWGGQALATLFGRELPSARIGESWEICAHPQGMSRIRNGSWQGKTLQEVMSTQPALILGEGRTAETQFPLLIKYIDAGDDLSIQVHPDDEYAGRVERQPGKTEAWYVLQAGPGAEIIYGLNEAVSREAFIQAVREGTVEAAVRRVAVQAGDMILVPAGTVHSLLKGVAVCEIQQNSDLTYRLYDFNRTGPDGKPRMLHLEKGLAVTAFGQQPALDFRQDSITCPYFSVQRQQVAGQVQDLPAGRFLIYCILQGKGQIAANGIEVPVQAGDTVLIPACLTAVTLTGQCQLLRIR encoded by the coding sequence GTGTATCCTTTAACCTTTGAGCCGGTTTATAAAGAGACGATCTGGGGTGGGCAGGCTTTAGCGACCTTGTTTGGCCGCGAGCTGCCTTCGGCCCGGATCGGGGAAAGCTGGGAGATCTGCGCTCATCCCCAGGGAATGAGCCGGATCCGTAACGGAAGCTGGCAGGGAAAAACGCTGCAGGAAGTGATGTCAACGCAGCCGGCCCTGATCTTGGGGGAAGGCCGTACAGCAGAAACACAATTTCCGCTGCTTATCAAATATATTGATGCCGGTGATGATTTGTCCATTCAGGTGCATCCCGATGATGAATATGCCGGAAGGGTGGAAAGGCAGCCAGGCAAGACCGAGGCTTGGTATGTGCTGCAGGCCGGGCCGGGAGCGGAAATTATTTACGGTCTGAACGAGGCGGTCAGCCGGGAAGCTTTTATACAGGCTGTGCGGGAGGGAACTGTGGAGGCGGCAGTTCGCCGAGTGGCTGTTCAGGCGGGCGATATGATTCTGGTTCCGGCCGGTACGGTCCATTCGCTGCTAAAAGGCGTGGCCGTTTGTGAAATCCAGCAGAATTCTGATCTGACTTACCGTCTCTACGATTTTAACCGTACCGGCCCTGATGGCAAACCGCGAATGCTGCACTTGGAAAAGGGCCTGGCCGTGACTGCTTTTGGGCAGCAGCCAGCTTTGGACTTTAGGCAGGATAGCATTACCTGTCCGTATTTTTCTGTGCAGAGGCAGCAAGTTGCTGGTCAGGTACAGGATCTTCCGGCAGGACGGTTTCTGATTTACTGTATTTTACAGGGGAAAGGGCAGATTGCCGCGAATGGAATAGAAGTTCCGGTCCAGGCCGGTGATACGGTATTGATACCGGCTTGTCTGACGGCGGTGACACTGACCGGTCAGTGCCAACTGCTGCGTATTCGGTAA
- a CDS encoding sodium:solute symporter family protein translates to MELTLGHVIGLTLTILLVIGSGLYSARTVTSAEGYSLGGRSAGTALVAGSIAGTVIGGGATVGTAQMAYSLGLSAWWFTLGSGIGFIIMGLFYARPLRRTGLETIPQYLVANYGRLAGPLVSVISSLGILLSAVASCLPGIQLIAAMFHLGPWPAALLLMLLVAAYVFFGGIKSAGVAGMLKMVIIWLTLLAAGSTAWLALREMPVFALHFPDFPWFSLWGHGFWAGLGNLFSLIVGIMCTQTYIQSIFSAADSRTAAAGAFVAALIVIPVGLPSIAIGMFMHAAHPAMLPILVLPGYLLQYQPAWLGGIGLAGILLSLIGSIAGLTLGIGTMLSRDICAELFQVKSSQTLLWINRGIILLVMGLACLIAVAHLQSQVLLWNYLSMALRGGGVFLPLTLAIFAPGRLPGSWALASMAISTLTAILAATVLTVPVDPLFIGLAVSAGIILAGLISKRWQAGHRPAGKAHCSS, encoded by the coding sequence ATGGAACTTACCCTTGGCCATGTTATCGGCCTGACCTTGACAATTTTGCTGGTAATCGGCAGCGGTCTGTATTCGGCACGGACGGTGACTTCGGCCGAAGGCTACAGCCTGGGCGGACGCTCTGCCGGTACGGCTCTGGTGGCAGGCAGCATAGCCGGCACGGTAATTGGCGGCGGCGCTACGGTAGGAACGGCGCAAATGGCCTATTCGCTGGGACTTTCTGCCTGGTGGTTTACCTTAGGTTCCGGCATTGGTTTCATTATTATGGGGCTGTTTTATGCCCGGCCGTTGCGCCGAACCGGTCTGGAGACTATTCCGCAGTATCTGGTGGCAAATTACGGCCGACTGGCCGGTCCTTTGGTCAGTGTGATTTCTTCTCTGGGCATCTTGCTTAGCGCTGTGGCAAGCTGCCTGCCGGGAATTCAACTGATTGCAGCCATGTTTCACCTCGGGCCCTGGCCGGCGGCCTTGCTGCTTATGCTGCTGGTGGCCGCCTATGTTTTTTTCGGCGGCATAAAAAGTGCCGGCGTGGCCGGCATGTTGAAAATGGTGATTATCTGGCTTACCTTGCTGGCCGCCGGCAGCACGGCCTGGCTGGCCTTAAGGGAAATGCCTGTTTTTGCGCTGCACTTTCCGGACTTTCCCTGGTTTAGCCTGTGGGGACATGGTTTTTGGGCGGGGCTGGGCAATCTTTTTTCTCTGATTGTCGGTATTATGTGCACTCAAACTTATATTCAGTCCATTTTTTCCGCCGCCGATTCGCGGACGGCGGCAGCGGGAGCGTTTGTTGCGGCGTTGATTGTCATCCCGGTGGGGTTGCCGTCCATTGCCATCGGCATGTTTATGCATGCCGCCCATCCTGCTATGCTGCCGATTCTGGTGCTGCCGGGTTATTTACTGCAATATCAGCCGGCCTGGCTGGGCGGTATCGGGCTTGCCGGTATTTTACTATCGCTCATCGGATCGATTGCCGGGCTGACGCTGGGCATTGGCACCATGCTTTCGCGGGATATCTGCGCCGAGCTGTTTCAGGTCAAAAGTAGTCAAACTTTATTGTGGATAAACCGGGGGATCATTTTACTGGTCATGGGTCTGGCCTGCCTGATTGCCGTGGCTCATCTGCAGTCGCAGGTACTGCTTTGGAATTACCTCTCTATGGCGTTGCGGGGCGGCGGAGTATTTTTACCGCTTACGCTGGCGATTTTTGCTCCCGGCAGGCTGCCGGGAAGTTGGGCTCTTGCTTCGATGGCAATCAGTACGCTGACTGCTATCCTGGCGGCTACGGTGCTTACCGTGCCGGTTGACCCGCTGTTTATCGGGCTTGCGGTGAGTGCCGGTATCATTCTGGCCGGACTGATTAGCAAGCGGTGGCAAGCCGGACACAGGCCTGCCGGTAAGGCGCACTGTAGTTCGTAA
- a CDS encoding threonine aldolase family protein — protein sequence MLRFECDYTEGAHPRILQRLLETNEEQTPGYGLDQHCEAARNYIKKACQAMDAEVHFLVGGTQTNATIIASILRPYQGAVTAESGHIAVHETGAIEAAGHKVLTLPSRDGKIRAEQVKELYRAHWADASHEHMVQPGMVYISHPTENGTTYRKDELEALSAVCRECGLSLMLDGARLGYGLAAPDNDLSLADIARLCDVFYIGGTKVGALMGEAVVITQETLKRDFRYMIKQHGGMLAKGRLLGIQFETLFEDGLYFEIARHAVAMAMRIREAFAAKGFSSRYASTTNQQFPVLPDEVLKKLSETYSYSFWEKADATHSVVRFCTSWATKQEYVDRLVEDIKKL from the coding sequence ATGCTACGATTTGAATGCGATTATACCGAAGGCGCTCATCCCAGGATTTTGCAGCGACTGCTGGAAACCAATGAAGAGCAGACGCCGGGCTATGGTTTGGATCAGCACTGCGAAGCAGCCCGGAATTATATAAAAAAAGCTTGTCAGGCGATGGACGCCGAGGTTCATTTTTTGGTTGGCGGCACACAGACTAATGCCACCATCATTGCTTCTATTCTACGCCCCTATCAGGGCGCGGTGACAGCCGAAAGCGGTCATATTGCCGTCCATGAGACCGGCGCCATTGAAGCGGCCGGTCACAAGGTGCTTACGCTGCCCAGCCGGGACGGGAAAATCCGGGCCGAGCAGGTAAAAGAGTTATACCGGGCTCACTGGGCCGATGCTTCCCATGAGCATATGGTACAGCCCGGCATGGTATATATATCCCATCCAACTGAGAACGGAACCACGTATCGCAAGGATGAACTGGAGGCGTTAAGCGCTGTTTGCCGGGAATGCGGCCTGTCACTGATGCTGGACGGCGCTCGTCTGGGGTACGGCCTGGCGGCTCCGGACAATGATTTGTCCTTAGCCGATATTGCCCGTCTCTGCGATGTTTTTTATATCGGGGGAACGAAAGTCGGAGCTCTAATGGGCGAAGCTGTCGTGATTACTCAGGAGACCTTGAAGCGAGATTTCCGTTACATGATTAAACAGCATGGCGGGATGTTGGCCAAGGGACGGCTGCTGGGCATTCAGTTTGAAACGCTGTTTGAGGACGGTCTGTACTTTGAAATTGCCAGGCATGCCGTAGCCATGGCGATGCGTATCCGGGAAGCTTTCGCGGCCAAAGGATTTTCTTCCCGCTATGCTTCTACTACCAATCAGCAATTTCCCGTTTTACCTGATGAAGTGTTAAAAAAACTGAGTGAAACCTACTCCTATTCTTTTTGGGAAAAGGCGGACGCCACTCACAGTGTAGTGCGGTTCTGTACCAGTTGGGCTACCAAACAGGAGTATGTGGACAGGCTTGTTGAGGATATAAAAAAATTATAA
- a CDS encoding universal stress protein — protein sequence MFGRILVPLDGSEAALAAASYALSLAEKFNSSVALIHVIQHAAYLMADSQSLPQALSQSLDEKGTQILEHALAIFQPFDGHVTTRIVYGHPGIKITEIAKENNYSLIVMGRRGMSDVAKLLIGSISNYVLHYAPCPVLIVRNSG from the coding sequence GTGTTTGGAAGAATTTTAGTCCCCTTAGATGGCTCGGAAGCTGCCTTAGCGGCGGCCAGCTATGCGCTAAGCTTAGCCGAGAAATTTAATAGTTCTGTGGCGTTGATCCATGTTATTCAACACGCTGCCTATCTGATGGCCGATTCCCAGTCCCTGCCGCAGGCATTGAGCCAAAGCCTGGATGAAAAAGGCACGCAAATTTTAGAGCACGCTTTAGCCATTTTTCAGCCATTCGACGGTCACGTAACAACCCGTATTGTATATGGCCATCCAGGGATAAAAATTACCGAAATTGCAAAAGAAAATAATTATTCCTTAATCGTTATGGGACGGCGTGGAATGAGCGATGTAGCCAAATTACTAATTGGCAGCATCAGCAACTATGTTCTGCACTACGCCCCCTGCCCCGTATTAATTGTCCGTAATTCCGGCTAA
- a CDS encoding MFS transporter: MNNEKLWTKDFILFTISNTFLFSGFHIFLPTLPLYVLKQGGTSTDIGLLSAIFVFCAILIRLFTDYGIKRWGKKYYLYIGCILCFIAALSYTLATSVPKLLSLRVLHGLGFGIATTLYATIVADILPASRRGEGMGYFGLGTTLAMAVAPGLGVWIVDNISFQTLFIVATISQIVALVCMSFCSFPNVRTDSSIIQEDVSLLDKLIEKRLLFQAFLTILFGICIGGVLNFIALLAKEVHIANAGYFFLVCTLCIFLSRLVTGRIFDRKGPAWVLLPGSVLFLLGFAVLAQSKTMPVFLAASALYGFGYGTLFPAMQTWMFNLVPPSKRSAASATFYNMVDIGNGAGSIALGILAGKWGYASIYWCSTAIMGLFLASYLGLLAISKQETSLVHAEAKK, translated from the coding sequence ATGAATAATGAAAAACTATGGACAAAAGATTTCATTTTATTCACTATCTCCAACACGTTCCTCTTTAGCGGCTTTCATATCTTTTTGCCCACACTCCCTCTTTATGTGTTAAAACAAGGCGGCACCAGTACTGATATCGGGCTCTTATCCGCGATTTTTGTATTTTGTGCTATTTTAATTCGTCTTTTTACAGACTATGGAATTAAAAGATGGGGGAAAAAATATTACCTCTATATCGGCTGCATTCTCTGTTTCATTGCTGCTTTAAGTTATACGCTGGCCACTTCGGTGCCAAAATTGCTTTCTTTACGGGTGCTGCACGGCCTGGGTTTTGGCATAGCTACTACCCTATATGCCACTATCGTTGCCGATATCCTGCCCGCCTCCAGACGTGGTGAAGGAATGGGGTATTTCGGCTTGGGAACTACACTGGCCATGGCTGTTGCTCCGGGCCTCGGCGTATGGATTGTCGACAACATTTCATTTCAAACTCTATTTATTGTAGCAACAATAAGTCAGATAGTCGCGCTTGTGTGCATGAGTTTTTGTTCTTTCCCGAATGTCCGCACAGACAGTTCAATTATACAAGAAGATGTTTCACTGCTTGATAAACTTATTGAAAAGCGTTTGCTATTTCAAGCCTTTCTTACGATACTTTTTGGTATATGCATTGGCGGGGTTTTAAATTTCATCGCCCTGTTAGCCAAAGAAGTACATATTGCTAACGCCGGTTATTTTTTTCTGGTATGTACATTGTGTATTTTTCTTTCCCGTTTAGTCACAGGAAGAATTTTTGACAGAAAAGGACCGGCCTGGGTTTTACTGCCCGGCTCTGTATTATTCCTGCTCGGCTTTGCGGTCCTGGCTCAAAGCAAAACCATGCCGGTATTCCTGGCCGCCTCGGCACTTTACGGCTTTGGCTATGGGACTCTCTTTCCAGCTATGCAAACCTGGATGTTCAACCTTGTCCCGCCATCCAAACGCAGTGCGGCCAGCGCCACTTTCTACAACATGGTTGATATTGGCAACGGCGCCGGTTCGATCGCCCTGGGAATACTTGCCGGAAAATGGGGCTATGCATCTATATATTGGTGTTCAACCGCTATTATGGGCCTTTTTTTAGCAAGCTATCTTGGTCTGCTCGCCATAAGCAAACAAGAAACCAGCCTAGTCCATGCCGAAGCAAAAAAATAG
- a CDS encoding MarR family winged helix-turn-helix transcriptional regulator — MDSNRLMHQLYQTTRAISQGINYCLADYGLYSSEWSILMSLKELGPTSQISLANYLNVEPAAISKSVIKLEEKQLIERKPGNDRREKNVFLTDRALAQYNQWEEAIQKHRQAVLADLPEEKQNQLFAMLQSMYSNSQKYQS, encoded by the coding sequence ATGGACTCTAATCGGCTGATGCATCAACTTTATCAAACGACACGGGCTATTTCCCAGGGTATCAACTATTGCCTGGCAGACTATGGGTTATATAGCTCTGAATGGTCTATCCTCATGAGTCTAAAGGAACTCGGCCCTACGTCACAAATTTCTTTAGCTAATTATTTGAATGTCGAACCGGCGGCTATATCCAAAAGTGTAATAAAGCTGGAAGAAAAGCAGCTAATCGAAAGAAAACCTGGCAACGACCGGCGGGAAAAAAATGTTTTTTTGACTGATAGGGCACTAGCCCAGTATAACCAATGGGAGGAAGCCATTCAAAAACACCGGCAGGCGGTTTTAGCCGACTTACCGGAAGAAAAACAAAATCAGCTGTTTGCTATGCTACAATCCATGTATTCTAATTCACAAAAATATCAAAGTTAA
- the mrdA gene encoding penicillin-binding protein 2, with the protein MVSKSKNRVDVLGFIVIIVILALMGRLAYLQIIKGDYFHTLAEQNRIRLITVTAPRGTFYDRNGAPLVNNRPGFSVSLMPIDGPVSQEVIAKLADILKVKPEEILNKVKKEENPLNPVIVKNDVGQDIVAKIEERKSDLPGVVLAIQAVRSYIYNDLGAHMFGYVGEINDSELEKGKADGYKSGDILGKSGLEQVYDKTLRGVDGGEQVEVDVTGRPIQRLGRKEPVPGNDLWLTIDYRVQKATEEAMDRQLTYLQNKLGNSKAKAGAAVAINPKTGEVLAMVSRPAFNPNLFNGGISEKDWKVINDNPFNPMQNRVIAGEYPPGSTFKIVTGTAALELGKVTPEEKILDTGKHWIIPKGNAQNEALGLIDFREALSKSDNVYFYEMGNRLGIDNLEKYARMFGLGEYTGIKLPGESNGLVANKKYKMKVYEEDWYLSETFDAAIGQGFQLATPLQVANVMAQIANGGHRYRPYLVSKIASPDGKTMQVFQPEEVGTINISAKTLNLIRSALRDVALPGGTAATTFAGFPIPIAGKTGTAENPHGDDHGWFVAYAPFDDPQIVVAVLIEQGGFGADSAVPIARKMLEAYFDVPSQKNPADLYAEEQAAKAGVKQP; encoded by the coding sequence ATGGTAAGCAAGTCGAAAAACCGGGTGGATGTGTTGGGGTTTATTGTTATCATAGTTATTTTGGCGCTTATGGGCAGACTGGCTTACCTTCAGATCATAAAAGGTGATTACTTTCACACCTTGGCTGAGCAAAATCGCATCCGCTTGATTACCGTGACGGCGCCGCGGGGAACTTTCTATGACCGCAACGGAGCGCCGCTGGTGAACAACCGCCCCGGTTTTTCCGTGTCCCTGATGCCGATTGACGGACCGGTTTCACAGGAGGTTATTGCTAAACTGGCGGATATTCTCAAGGTTAAGCCGGAGGAGATTTTAAACAAAGTCAAAAAAGAGGAAAACCCGCTAAATCCGGTTATCGTGAAAAACGATGTGGGACAGGACATTGTGGCCAAGATCGAAGAACGGAAAAGCGATCTGCCTGGCGTGGTACTGGCGATTCAGGCGGTGCGCAGTTATATATACAATGATCTTGGCGCCCATATGTTCGGCTATGTGGGGGAAATCAACGACAGCGAACTGGAAAAAGGGAAAGCCGACGGCTATAAAAGTGGTGACATTCTTGGCAAGTCCGGTCTGGAACAGGTCTATGATAAAACACTGCGCGGTGTGGACGGCGGTGAGCAGGTTGAAGTGGATGTGACCGGACGGCCGATCCAACGGCTGGGCCGGAAGGAACCGGTTCCCGGTAATGACCTGTGGCTTACTATTGATTATCGCGTACAGAAAGCTACGGAAGAGGCGATGGACCGGCAGCTTACCTACTTGCAGAATAAACTGGGCAACAGTAAAGCAAAAGCCGGCGCTGCCGTCGCGATCAATCCTAAAACCGGTGAGGTGCTGGCGATGGTCAGCCGGCCGGCCTTTAATCCCAACCTGTTTAATGGCGGCATCTCGGAAAAAGACTGGAAGGTAATCAATGATAATCCGTTCAATCCCATGCAGAACCGGGTGATTGCCGGTGAATATCCGCCGGGCTCGACGTTTAAAATTGTGACGGGCACAGCAGCGCTGGAGCTGGGAAAGGTGACGCCGGAAGAAAAGATTCTCGATACAGGCAAGCATTGGATTATTCCCAAGGGAAACGCGCAGAATGAAGCGCTGGGCTTGATTGATTTCCGCGAGGCGTTGTCCAAATCGGATAATGTGTATTTTTATGAAATGGGAAACCGGCTGGGTATCGACAATCTGGAAAAGTATGCGAGAATGTTCGGCCTTGGTGAGTACACCGGTATTAAACTGCCGGGTGAATCAAACGGTCTGGTAGCGAATAAAAAATATAAAATGAAAGTGTATGAAGAAGACTGGTATCTGTCGGAAACCTTTGACGCCGCCATAGGGCAGGGATTCCAACTGGCGACGCCGCTGCAGGTGGCCAATGTCATGGCCCAGATAGCCAATGGAGGGCATCGTTACCGTCCCTATCTTGTCAGCAAAATTGCCAGCCCTGACGGCAAGACCATGCAAGTCTTCCAGCCGGAGGAAGTGGGAACGATCAACATATCGGCTAAAACGCTTAACCTCATACGGAGCGCTCTCCGCGATGTCGCCTTGCCGGGCGGTACGGCGGCGACTACCTTCGCCGGCTTTCCCATCCCGATTGCCGGCAAAACGGGTACGGCGGAAAATCCTCATGGTGACGATCATGGCTGGTTTGTGGCCTATGCGCCGTTTGATGATCCGCAGATCGTGGTGGCTGTTCTGATTGAGCAGGGCGGTTTTGGTGCCGACTCGGCCGTGCCGATTGCCCGCAAAATGCTGGAGGCTTATTTCGATGTCCCTTCCCAGAAAAATCCGGCAGATTTATATGCCGAGGAGCAGGCGGCGAAAGCCGGTGTTAAGCAGCCATAA
- the thiW gene encoding energy coupling factor transporter S component ThiW — translation MNRNAGLLKMVMLSMLVAIGVVISPILRIEGMCPMAHVINIVCSVLLGPWYSLLCATLIGIIRMMLMGIPPLALTGAVFGALLSGLLYRYFKGRLIWAVIGEVLGTGVIGALVSYPVMTFLWGKAGLTWTFYLPLFIAATLIGGSIAYVFLTALKKTGMLAVCQSRLGAVVYDKG, via the coding sequence ATGAATCGAAATGCGGGACTCTTAAAGATGGTGATGTTATCCATGCTGGTGGCCATTGGCGTGGTGATTTCCCCTATCCTGCGGATTGAAGGGATGTGCCCGATGGCCCATGTGATCAACATTGTATGTTCTGTTTTATTGGGACCCTGGTATTCTTTGCTGTGCGCCACACTGATTGGCATCATCCGGATGATGCTAATGGGCATCCCGCCGCTGGCGTTGACCGGTGCGGTGTTTGGCGCCCTGCTGTCAGGTCTGTTGTACCGGTATTTTAAGGGACGGCTGATCTGGGCTGTTATAGGCGAGGTGCTTGGCACAGGCGTGATCGGTGCTCTTGTTTCTTATCCGGTGATGACCTTTCTGTGGGGCAAGGCCGGGCTGACCTGGACTTTTTATCTGCCGCTCTTTATCGCGGCCACCTTGATCGGCGGTTCGATTGCCTATGTGTTTTTGACAGCTTTGAAAAAGACGGGCATGCTGGCAGTATGTCAGAGTCGGTTAGGAGCGGTGGTCTATGACAAAGGCTGA
- the thiM gene encoding hydroxyethylthiazole kinase — protein MTKADVSLAGLLAVRREVQERRPLIHCITNPISINDCANAVLAAGAKPIMAEHPAEVAGVTATAAALAVNLGNITDSRMAAMRVSGKVASERKLPSVLDLVGVGCSRLRLDFAREFIAECRPAVIKGNMSEIKTLSKGESHAQGIDAGEQDSLTGDNMADTLRWLRELSLATGAVITVTGRVDVITDGRIVFLLENGCDMLARITGTGCMLNVLVASFISTGRILAGAVLATAFLGICGELSLPVKGTGMFRANLLDTIYSLTDEEFSKAIRWTVV, from the coding sequence ATGACAAAGGCTGATGTTTCGCTTGCCGGGCTGCTGGCTGTCCGGCGGGAGGTGCAGGAACGCAGGCCGCTCATTCACTGCATTACCAATCCCATTTCAATCAATGACTGCGCCAATGCCGTTCTGGCCGCCGGGGCCAAGCCGATCATGGCGGAGCATCCGGCCGAAGTGGCCGGCGTTACGGCGACGGCGGCTGCCTTGGCGGTCAATTTAGGCAATATAACTGACAGCCGCATGGCGGCCATGCGTGTATCCGGCAAAGTGGCCAGTGAACGGAAGCTGCCTTCGGTGCTTGATCTGGTCGGTGTGGGCTGCAGCCGCCTGCGTCTTGACTTTGCCAGGGAGTTTATTGCCGAATGCCGCCCTGCCGTGATCAAAGGCAACATGTCGGAAATCAAGACGCTTAGCAAAGGAGAAAGTCATGCCCAGGGAATTGATGCCGGCGAACAGGACAGCCTGACCGGAGATAATATGGCCGATACCCTGCGTTGGCTGCGGGAGCTCTCGCTGGCTACCGGCGCAGTTATCACCGTAACCGGCCGGGTGGATGTGATTACCGATGGCCGGATCGTTTTCCTGCTGGAAAATGGCTGTGACATGCTGGCGAGGATCACGGGAACCGGCTGTATGCTCAATGTGTTGGTCGCCAGCTTTATTTCAACCGGTCGTATTTTGGCAGGCGCGGTGTTGGCGACGGCGTTCCTAGGCATTTGTGGCGAACTTTCCTTGCCGGTAAAGGGAACCGGCATGTTCCGGGCCAATTTGCTGGATACTATATACAGTCTGACTGACGAGGAATTTAGCAAAGCTATCAGGTGGACAGTCGTATAA